From the genome of Triticum aestivum cultivar Chinese Spring chromosome 3B, IWGSC CS RefSeq v2.1, whole genome shotgun sequence, one region includes:
- the LOC123067155 gene encoding xyloglucan galactosyltransferase KATAMARI1 homolog, translating to MRPLSRNIHRELDAAAVADGKQHTERGARRPSRLFYLGLLYTVSWALVFFHHFSTGVQSSGDATAGGASAFFSASRIFRQDPCAGRYVYMYDLPPRFNADLVRQCRRISGSPDVCKDVANDGFGPPITWTGGDEGGWLPDRGAYNTDQYMLGIIFHARMRRHECLTADPAAASAVYVPFYAGLDAAMHLDNPDLAVRDALSRDLVDWLEQRPEWRAMGGRDHFLVSGRGTWDFLRGPDADGWGNALMTYPAIRNATFLTTEASPWHGHDFAVPFPSHFHPSSDADVTDWQDRMRHAQRGLLWCFAGGPRGGDMGTVRAQIIKQCGRSSQCSLLGKSAVTKPGHYAAGHAMRLLESAEFCMQPRGDGYTRKSTFDAILAGCIPVFFHPVSAYLQYTWHLPRDYRSYSVFIPAGDVGRNASIEEVLSKIPSEKVARMREQVIRLIPTVMYRDPAAKGVTFKDAVDVALERVIHRVAKRRRAAAEGRELVDSVDGGDSWKYDLMLEDGQKKIGPHEFDQYVYMHLAANLVG from the coding sequence ATGAGGCCCCTCTCGCGGAACATCCACAGAGAACTCGACGCCGCGGCCGTGGCCGACGGCAAGCAGCACACGGAGAGAGGCGCCCGGCGGCCGTCCCGGCTGTTCTACCTCGGCCTCCTCTACACCGTTTCGTGGGCCCTGGTATTCTTCCACCACTTCTCCACCGGCGTCCAATCCTCAGGCGACGCCACGGCAGGAGGAGCGTCGGCCTTCTTCTCGGCGTCCCGCATCTTCCGCCAGGACCCGTGCGCCGGCCGGTACGTGTACATGTACGACCTGCCGCCCCGGTTCAACGCCGACCTCGTCCGCCAGTGCCGCCGGATCTCGGGCTCCCCCGACGTGTGCAAGGACGTGGCCAACGACGGGTTCGGCCCGCCCATCACGTGGACGGGCGGAGACGAGGGCGGGTGGCTGCCGGACCGGGGCGCCTACAACACCGACCAGTACATGCTGGGCATCATCTTCCATGCCCGGATGCGGCGGCACGAGTGCCTCACGGCCGACCCCGCAGCCGCCTCCGCGGTGTACGTCCCGTTCTACGCCGGGCTCGACGCGGCGATGCACCTGGACAACCCAGACCTTGCGGTGCGGGACGCCCTGTCGCGGGACCTGGTGGACTGGCTGGAACAGCGCCCCGAGTGGCGCGCCATGGGTGGGCGCGACCACTTCCTGGTCTCCGGGCGGGGCACGTGGGACTTCCTCCGCGGCCCCGACGCCGACGGCTGGGGCAACGCGCTCATGACCTACCCGGCCATCCGCAACGCCACGTTCCTAACCACTGAGGCCAGTCCGTGGCACGGCCACGACTTCGCCGTGCCGTTTCCGTCGCACTTCCACCCCTCGTCCGACGCCGACGTCACTGACTGGCAAGACCGCATGCGCCATGCGCAGCGCGGCCTGCTATGGTGCTTCGCCGGCGGGCCCCGTGGAGGTGACATGGGAACCGTGCGGGCCCAGATCATCAAGCAGTGCGGCCGGTCGAGCCAGTGCTCCCTGCTCGGCAAGTCGGCTGTGACGAAGCCGGGGCACTACGCGGCTGGCCACGCCATGCGGCTGCTGGAGAGCGCCGAGTTCTGCATGCAGCCGCGCGGGGACGGGTACACGCGCAAGTCCACCTTCGACGCCATCCTCGCCGGCTGCATCCCGGTGTTCTTCCACCCGGTGTCGGCCTACCTCCAGTACACTTGGCACCTGCCCAGAGACTATCGGAGCTACTCCGTGTTCATCCCCGCCGGCGACGTCGGCCGGAACGCTAGCATCGAGGAGGTGCTGAGTAAGATACCGTCGGAGAAGGTGGCGCGGATGCGGGAGCAGGTCATCCGGCTTATACCCACCGTGATGTACCGGGACCCTGCAGCCAAGGGGGTTACCTTCAAAGACGCGGTGGACGTGGCCCTTGAGCGTGTCATCCACCGGGTGGCGAAGCGCCGGCGTGCCGCGGCCGAGGGACGGGAGCTCGTGGACAGCGTCGACGGAGGTGATAGCTGGAAGTACGACCTGATGCTAGAAGATGGGCAGAAGAAGATAGGTCCGCATGAGTTTGATCAATATGTCTACATGCACCTAGCCGCAAATTTAGTTGGGTAG